The segment CACCATTGCGCGCCGACGGTCCACGCGTCCCACACGAACGGCGCACCCGAATGCACCCCCACGACCAGTACCGGCGACTCGGGGATGGTCTCCCAACCGTCGATCTCCATTCGGAAGTACCGGTCCATCACCCCGTTCCACAGCCGCTGCTGACGGTCCATCGCGACGGTGTTCTGATCGTCGAGGTCCCAGCCGCCTGCGCGTTCGGCAACAACGGCTCCGAGACCACCGGACGCGTTCGCCCGTCGCTCCTTCATCTTCAGGCGCGCGGCGGCGGCGTACCGCTGCGCTTGCTCGCGCAACTGTTCCGTCGTCGGTTCCCCCGGCGAGTCTCCAGTGCGATCCCCACCCGTTACGTGATCCCCATCACTCATACTGGCACCGTACTCCACCGCACCCGAGTCGACCGACGACCGGAGCTCGTAACCCCACGGGGCTTGCAGACTGTCCGATATGGTCGAAATTCGAGCCGAACGAACGAGGTAACCCCCATGGATCCGATCGAACCGGCATACGGAACGACTGTATTGCTGCTGATCGCAGCCGCAGCCGTAGCAATCTTGCTGTTCCTCATCATGAAGGTGAAGCTGCACGCCTTCGTCTCACTCGTCCTGGTCAGCGCGGTCACCGCTGTCGCGGCGGGAATTCCGCTGACAGACGTACCGTCGGCCCTGCTCTCGGGCTTCAGTTCCACGCTCGGATCGGTTGCCCTACTCGTCGCCTTGGGCGTGATGGTCGGCAGACTGCTCGAAATCACCGGTGGCGCACAAGTATTGGCCGATACCCTGATCAACCGCTTCGGTGCCAAACGCGCACCGCTCGCCCTCGGTGTCGCCGCACTCATCTTCGGCTTCCCCATCTTCTTCGACGCCGGGCTCGTCGTGTTCCTGCCGATCATCTTCACCGTCGCCAAACGTTTCGGTGGATCGGTGCTGCTGTACGCACTCCCCACCGCGGGCGCGTTCGCGGCGATGCACGCCATCGTTCCCCCGCATCCCGGTCCCGTCGCCGCCACCGAGCTTCTCGGCGGAGATATCGGATCGGTACTGCTGGTCGGCGTCCCCGTCGCCGTCATCTCGTGGTTCGTCGGCTCGTACCTCGTCGGTACCCAGCTCGGCAAGCGGTTCCACACCTTGCCCGCCGACATCTTCTCCGGCGGAGCACCCGCCTCGGAGGAGCACGACAAGGAGATGGCTGCACTACGCAATCCGGCTCCGAAGTTCGCCGCGGTGCTGTTCATTCTGCTGACGCCTCTGGTGCTGATCTCCCTCAACACCGTGGTCAATACTCTGACCACCTCGGGCGTGCTGACCGGAGACGAGACCTGGGCCGCTGCCCTCACGCTCATCGGTCAGACACCTATCGCACTGCTCATCACCTTGCTCCTGGCTCTGTTCATCCTCGCGCCGGGGCGCTTCCCGGTGGCCGACGGTGCCAAGTACATGGATCAGGCTCTCGGGCCCATCTGCTCGATCATCCTGATCACCGGTGCCGGCGGCATGTTCGGAGGTGTGCTTCGGGCCAGTGGCATCGGGCAGTCCCTCACCTCCTCGTTGTCCGATCTAGGACTGCCGATTCTGTTGCAGGCCTTCCTGATCGCCACCGCGCTACGCGTCGCGCAGGGTTCGGCCACCGTTGCGCTCACCACCACCGCCGGGCTGATCTCGGTGCAGGTGGCGGAGCTGGATCTGAGCAACTTCAAGATCGCGCTGCTCGTCTTCGCGCTCGCTGCAGGAGCCACCGTTCTCTCTCACGTCAACGACTCCGGCTTCTGGCTCGTCAGCCGCTTCTTCGGCATGGACGAGAAGACCACACTGAAAACCTGGACCGTCATGGAAACCACACTCGGACTGGCGATTTTCGCACTCGCGTCGCTGCTGTGGGTGGTGTTCTAGCGGGGTGGACCGTCTCGATTGATGAGTCCGAGCAGGATCGACGGCGCGAGCCGCGACCCGATGATCGACACTCGGCCCAGTCCGATGGCGATCTCGTCGCGGCCGCTGTCGAGTCCGGCCATCGTCGCGTCGAGGAACTTCTCCAACGGCATCGCCATCGGCGGCGCGCTCTTCATGCTGCGGTGCAACGGTGGTCGACCACCGGCGGAACGAGTTCGACCACCTGAACGGTGGTTCGGCGCAGTTGATGCCGGAGACTGACGGTGAACGAATGAACGGCTGCTTTGGTCGCGGAATACACGGGAGCGCCGGCGAGTGGAACGAAGCCGAGGCCGAAGCCGACGTGCACCACCCGTGCGCGAGGGGCCAGGCGTAGGAGGGGCAGCGCTGCCGAGCTGACGTCGACGAGTCCGGTGAAGTTGGTGGCGATCTCGTCGGCGATCTCGGCGATCGCCGGCCGCTCCTGCGCCGAGAAGTCCAGTGGGCGTTGAACTCCGGCGTTGTTGATCAGGGTCGTCAGATGCGGAATCGATGCGGCGATGTCGGCCATCGCGCGGCGCACGGATTCCGGGTCGCAGACGTCCATGACGATCGCCGTCATGCCGGGGTGTTCCGCGGCCATCGCGCTCAGGCGCTCGGGGTCGC is part of the Rhodococcus sp. SBT000017 genome and harbors:
- a CDS encoding GntP family permease; this encodes MDPIEPAYGTTVLLLIAAAAVAILLFLIMKVKLHAFVSLVLVSAVTAVAAGIPLTDVPSALLSGFSSTLGSVALLVALGVMVGRLLEITGGAQVLADTLINRFGAKRAPLALGVAALIFGFPIFFDAGLVVFLPIIFTVAKRFGGSVLLYALPTAGAFAAMHAIVPPHPGPVAATELLGGDIGSVLLVGVPVAVISWFVGSYLVGTQLGKRFHTLPADIFSGGAPASEEHDKEMAALRNPAPKFAAVLFILLTPLVLISLNTVVNTLTTSGVLTGDETWAAALTLIGQTPIALLITLLLALFILAPGRFPVADGAKYMDQALGPICSIILITGAGGMFGGVLRASGIGQSLTSSLSDLGLPILLQAFLIATALRVAQGSATVALTTTAGLISVQVAELDLSNFKIALLVFALAAGATVLSHVNDSGFWLVSRFFGMDEKTTLKTWTVMETTLGLAIFALASLLWVVF
- a CDS encoding SDR family oxidoreductase yields the protein MIGRRRPHLKPSDDDVVLITGATSGIGAGLATRFHAREAHVVITGRDPERLSAMAAEHPGMTAIVMDVCDPESVRRAMADIAASIPHLTTLINNAGVQRPLDFSAQERPAIAEIADEIATNFTGLVDVSSAALPLLRLAPRARVVHVGFGLGFVPLAGAPVYSATKAAVHSFTVSLRHQLRRTTVQVVELVPPVVDHRCTAA